In one Halosimplex halophilum genomic region, the following are encoded:
- a CDS encoding DNA topoisomerase VI subunit B, producing MTSYQSQLGEGEGIAEELAESQRSISIAEFFEKNKHMLGFDSGARGLVTAVKEAVDNALDACEEAGIAPDIYVEIQEAGDYYRLIVEDNGPGITKEQIPKVFGKLLYGSRFHAREQSRGQQGIGISAAVLYSQLTSGKPAKITSRTKGGTDAEYFELIIDTDTNEPEIDVEETTTWERPHGTRIELEMEANMRARNQLHDYIKHTAVVNPHARIELREPSEHMKYERVTDKLPAETEEIRPHPHGVELGTLIKMLDATDSYSVSGFLQSEFTRVGGKTADSVIDNFRDRHFGREMSWTPPKSHEPADVARALDAAVANKGAEATAEFADRVADAVDGYERVAHHEFCDIVDDVADDIEEKHDVTFGSTVRENACEAGWGAVTGTGEAVDLGEDADEYEHLRGDLYAVVDEVTTTQKDDATIQGVADRLAPKFGDADDARHRLTRDEIREFVRRAAEATEEYDDATFGETARENVVEALWERARRVPDDPPNVNEIAGDRDTSSQLLEAMRETDIIAPPTDCLSPIESDLIEEGLRKEYDAEFYAASTRDASVHGGDPFIVEAGLAYGGDVEAEGKAEVMRFANRVPLVYQRGACATTDVVKDINWRNYNLDQPGGSGIPNGPAVIMVHVASTNVPFTSESKDAVANVPELESEIELAVREAARELKSFLKKRRSMQQRREKQDKLATILPEMAEKLSAVTDNEELDIDDTLARIMNNVLIERQRDGDTVRLVVENNSDRAAEVEITDIVAGSEPALANGDASVVEMDGEWFVKWSTSVSAGDEATLEYDAGADAEFDISVDGVEAERVTIDA from the coding sequence ATGACATCGTATCAGTCGCAACTCGGCGAGGGTGAGGGGATCGCCGAGGAGCTGGCCGAGAGCCAGCGGTCGATCTCCATCGCCGAGTTCTTCGAGAAGAACAAGCACATGCTCGGGTTCGACAGCGGGGCCCGGGGGCTCGTGACCGCCGTCAAGGAGGCGGTCGACAACGCACTGGACGCCTGCGAGGAGGCCGGCATCGCCCCCGACATCTACGTCGAGATCCAGGAGGCCGGCGACTACTACCGCCTCATCGTCGAGGACAACGGGCCGGGCATCACGAAAGAGCAGATCCCCAAGGTCTTCGGGAAGCTCCTCTACGGCTCGCGGTTCCACGCCCGCGAGCAGTCCCGCGGCCAGCAGGGGATCGGCATCTCCGCGGCCGTCCTCTACTCCCAGCTGACCTCGGGCAAGCCCGCGAAGATCACCTCCCGCACGAAGGGCGGCACCGACGCCGAGTACTTCGAGCTCATCATCGACACCGACACCAACGAGCCCGAGATCGACGTCGAGGAGACGACCACGTGGGAGCGCCCCCACGGGACGCGGATCGAACTGGAGATGGAGGCGAACATGCGCGCCCGCAACCAGCTCCACGACTACATCAAACACACCGCGGTCGTCAACCCCCACGCCCGCATCGAGCTCCGCGAGCCGAGCGAGCACATGAAATACGAGCGGGTGACCGACAAGCTCCCCGCGGAGACCGAGGAGATCCGGCCCCACCCTCACGGGGTCGAACTCGGCACGCTCATCAAGATGCTCGACGCCACGGATTCGTACTCGGTGTCGGGCTTCCTCCAGAGCGAGTTCACCCGCGTCGGCGGCAAGACCGCCGACTCGGTCATCGACAACTTCCGCGACCGGCACTTCGGCCGCGAGATGTCGTGGACCCCGCCGAAGTCACACGAACCCGCGGACGTGGCCCGCGCGCTCGACGCCGCGGTCGCCAACAAGGGCGCCGAGGCGACCGCCGAGTTCGCCGACCGGGTCGCCGACGCCGTCGACGGCTACGAGCGGGTCGCCCACCACGAGTTCTGCGACATCGTCGACGACGTGGCCGACGACATCGAGGAGAAACACGACGTGACCTTCGGCTCGACCGTCCGCGAGAACGCCTGCGAGGCCGGCTGGGGCGCCGTCACCGGGACCGGCGAGGCCGTCGACCTCGGCGAGGACGCCGACGAGTACGAGCACCTCCGCGGGGACCTCTACGCCGTCGTCGACGAGGTGACGACCACCCAGAAGGACGACGCGACGATCCAGGGGGTCGCCGACCGGCTCGCGCCGAAGTTCGGCGACGCCGACGACGCCCGCCACCGGCTGACCCGCGACGAGATCCGCGAGTTCGTCCGCCGCGCGGCCGAGGCCACCGAGGAGTACGACGACGCGACCTTCGGCGAGACCGCCCGCGAGAACGTCGTCGAGGCGCTGTGGGAGCGGGCCCGCCGCGTTCCCGACGACCCGCCGAACGTGAACGAAATCGCGGGCGACCGCGACACGTCCAGCCAGCTGCTGGAGGCGATGCGCGAGACGGACATCATCGCGCCCCCCACGGACTGTCTCTCGCCCATCGAGTCCGACCTCATCGAGGAGGGGCTGCGCAAGGAGTACGACGCGGAGTTCTACGCCGCGTCGACCCGCGACGCATCGGTCCACGGCGGCGACCCGTTCATCGTCGAGGCCGGCCTGGCCTACGGCGGCGACGTGGAAGCCGAGGGCAAGGCCGAGGTGATGCGCTTCGCCAACCGCGTCCCGCTGGTCTACCAGCGAGGCGCCTGCGCCACGACCGACGTGGTCAAGGACATCAACTGGCGCAACTACAACCTCGACCAGCCAGGCGGCTCGGGCATCCCGAACGGGCCGGCCGTGATCATGGTCCACGTGGCCTCGACGAACGTCCCGTTCACCAGCGAGTCGAAAGACGCCGTCGCGAACGTCCCCGAGCTCGAATCGGAGATCGAACTCGCGGTACGGGAGGCGGCCCGCGAGCTGAAGTCGTTCCTGAAGAAGCGCCGGTCGATGCAGCAGCGCCGCGAGAAGCAGGACAAGCTCGCCACCATCCTCCCGGAGATGGCCGAGAAGCTCTCGGCGGTCACCGACAACGAGGAGCTGGACATCGACGACACCCTCGCGCGGATCATGAACAACGTCCTGATCGAGCGCCAGCGCGACGGCGACACCGTCCGGCTGGTGGTCGAGAACAACTCCGACCGGGCGGCCGAGGTAGAGATCACCGACATCGTCGCGGGGAGCGAGCCCGCCCTCGCGAACGGCGACGCCAGCGTCGTCGAGATGGACGGCGAGTGGTTCGTCAAGTGGTCGACCTCGGTGTCGGCCGGCGACGAGGCCACCCTGGAGTACGACGCGGGCGCCGACGCGGAGTTCGACATCTCCGTCGACGGCGTCGAGGCCGAGCGAGTCACTATCGACGCATGA
- a CDS encoding MBL fold metallo-hydrolase: MTVRHDGLTVDWLGYATLRIEGDDTVVYLDPGRYGTLTGEWEPDTPGVGHPPGQDYRAEDADVVCVTHIHHYDSDGVERVSNEDTTVVAFEGIDVTDTDRELTPVDDLPYEVVEVGMEDELVVGDVPIATVPAYNDPDGENVDEDGEPFHPKGIGCGFVVTVDGTNVFWTGDSDALEGHEALDVSLFAPSISQSFTMDRHDAADLAEAMDPDLVLPIHYNTFAALEADSGAFAEDVAKRGVPVVLDER; this comes from the coding sequence ATGACTGTCCGACACGACGGCCTGACTGTCGACTGGCTCGGCTACGCGACCCTGCGCATCGAGGGCGACGACACGGTCGTCTACCTCGACCCCGGCCGCTACGGCACGCTGACCGGCGAGTGGGAGCCCGACACGCCCGGCGTCGGCCACCCGCCGGGACAGGACTACCGCGCCGAGGACGCCGACGTGGTCTGTGTCACCCACATCCACCACTACGACAGCGACGGCGTCGAGCGCGTCTCGAACGAGGACACCACTGTCGTCGCCTTCGAGGGCATCGACGTGACCGACACCGACCGCGAGTTGACGCCCGTCGACGACCTCCCCTACGAGGTCGTCGAGGTCGGGATGGAGGACGAACTCGTCGTCGGCGACGTGCCGATCGCGACCGTCCCGGCGTACAACGACCCGGACGGGGAGAACGTCGACGAGGACGGCGAACCCTTCCACCCGAAGGGGATCGGCTGCGGGTTCGTCGTCACCGTCGACGGCACGAACGTCTTCTGGACGGGCGACTCCGACGCGCTGGAGGGTCACGAGGCGCTCGACGTGTCGCTGTTCGCCCCCTCCATCTCGCAGTCGTTCACGATGGACCGCCACGACGCCGCCGACCTCGCCGAGGCGATGGACCCCGACCTGGTGCTCCCGATCCACTACAACACCTTCGCGGCGCTCGAAGCCGACAGCGGCGCCTTCGCCGAGGACGTGGCGAAGCGCGGCGTCCCGGTCGTGCTGGACGAGCGGTAG
- the gyrB gene encoding DNA topoisomerase (ATP-hydrolyzing) subunit B codes for MSREPEEYGAQQIQALEGLEAVRKRPAMYIGSTDDRGLHHLVYEVVDNSIDEALAGYCDSISVTIHDDGSVSVTDDGRGIPVDTHEKYDKPAVEVVMTVLHAGGKFDNKSYQVSGGLHGVGVSVVNALSERLEVEVKRDGAVYRESFEQGAPQDGLERVRDMDDDEGTGTEIRFWPDTGIFEATEYDYSTLESRLRELAFLNSGVEITLADERDGTADTFRYEGGIREFVEYLNETKEPLHEEVVYFEDEEQDIHVEVAMQGTSELQGSIHAFANNINTREGGTHLTGFKTALTRIVNDYAEDNSLLGEIDGTLKGEDIREGLTAVISVKHPDPQFEGQTKTKLGNSEVRGIVESAVHEGLGTYFEENPDTAEVIVQKAVEAAKARKAAKKAKELTRRKSALDSTALPGKLSDCQTRDPEEAELFITEGDSAGGSAKQGRNPEFQAILPIRGKILNVEKHRLDRILENNEIRAMITAIGTGIGDEFDIDDARYEKIILMTDADVDGAHIRTLLLTFFYRHMRPLLEAGYVYAAQPPLYRVRYNGETYDAMSDEERDRIVSEKCNGNPTQVQRFKGLGEMNPQQLWDTTMDPDQRILKQITIEDAAAADKMFSVLMGDAVEPRKQFIKDHAPEAEWVDI; via the coding sequence ATGTCACGGGAGCCTGAGGAGTACGGCGCACAGCAGATCCAGGCCCTGGAGGGGCTGGAGGCCGTGCGCAAACGCCCGGCGATGTACATCGGGTCCACCGACGACAGGGGGCTGCACCACCTGGTCTACGAGGTCGTGGACAACTCTATCGACGAGGCGCTGGCGGGATACTGCGACAGCATCTCGGTCACGATCCACGACGACGGGTCCGTCTCGGTGACCGACGACGGTCGGGGGATCCCGGTCGACACCCACGAGAAGTACGACAAGCCCGCCGTCGAGGTGGTGATGACGGTGTTACACGCCGGCGGGAAGTTCGACAACAAGTCCTACCAGGTGTCGGGGGGGCTCCACGGCGTCGGCGTCTCCGTCGTCAACGCCCTCTCCGAACGGCTGGAGGTCGAGGTCAAGCGCGACGGCGCCGTCTACCGCGAGTCCTTCGAACAGGGCGCCCCGCAGGACGGCCTCGAACGCGTCCGGGATATGGACGACGACGAGGGGACGGGGACGGAGATCCGCTTCTGGCCCGACACCGGCATCTTCGAGGCCACGGAGTACGACTACTCGACGCTGGAGTCGCGGCTGCGCGAGCTGGCCTTCCTCAACTCCGGCGTCGAGATCACGCTGGCCGACGAGCGCGACGGGACGGCGGACACGTTCCGCTACGAGGGCGGCATCCGGGAGTTCGTCGAGTACCTCAACGAGACGAAAGAGCCGCTCCACGAGGAGGTCGTCTACTTCGAGGACGAGGAGCAGGACATCCACGTCGAGGTGGCGATGCAGGGCACGAGCGAGCTGCAGGGGTCGATCCACGCGTTCGCCAACAACATCAACACCCGCGAGGGCGGCACCCACCTCACGGGCTTCAAGACCGCGCTGACCCGCATCGTCAACGACTACGCCGAGGACAACAGCCTGCTGGGCGAGATCGACGGCACGCTCAAGGGCGAGGACATCCGCGAGGGGCTCACCGCCGTCATCTCCGTCAAACACCCCGACCCCCAGTTCGAGGGCCAGACCAAGACGAAGCTCGGCAACAGCGAGGTCCGCGGCATCGTCGAGTCGGCCGTCCACGAGGGGCTGGGCACCTACTTCGAGGAGAACCCCGACACCGCCGAGGTCATCGTCCAGAAGGCCGTCGAGGCCGCGAAAGCGCGCAAGGCCGCCAAGAAGGCCAAGGAGCTGACCCGCCGGAAGTCGGCGCTCGATTCGACGGCGCTGCCCGGGAAGCTCTCGGACTGCCAGACCCGCGACCCCGAGGAGGCCGAGCTGTTCATCACCGAAGGCGATTCGGCGGGCGGGTCGGCCAAGCAGGGCCGCAACCCCGAGTTCCAGGCGATCCTCCCCATCCGCGGGAAAATTCTGAACGTCGAGAAACACCGCCTCGACCGCATCCTCGAAAACAACGAGATCCGCGCGATGATCACCGCCATCGGCACCGGCATCGGCGACGAGTTCGACATCGACGACGCCCGCTACGAGAAGATCATCCTGATGACCGACGCGGACGTCGACGGCGCGCACATCCGGACGCTCCTGTTGACGTTCTTCTACCGGCACATGCGGCCGCTGCTGGAGGCGGGCTACGTCTACGCGGCCCAGCCGCCGCTGTACCGCGTCCGGTACAACGGCGAGACCTACGACGCGATGAGCGACGAGGAGCGCGACCGCATCGTCTCCGAGAAGTGTAACGGCAACCCCACTCAGGTCCAGCGCTTCAAGGGTCTCGGCGAGATGAACCCCCAGCAGCTCTGGGACACCACCATGGACCCCGACCAGCGCATCCTCAAGCAGATCACCATCGAGGACGCCGCCGCCGCCGACAAGATGTTCTCCGTCCTCATGGGCGACGCCGTCGAACCCCGCAAGCAGTTCATCAAGGACCACGCGCCCGAAGCGGAGTGGGTGGACATATGA
- the ligA gene encoding ATP-dependent DNA ligase LigA, with amino-acid sequence MEFAAFAERARAIEAESADSDVRERVTDLLAAAGPDLPVVARYVQGRVFPAHDSTKLDIGPALCYEAIAKAAGRNVTADDVEERVADVGDVGEVAASYDFGGQRGLAAFGAGGGGDSGDGHGGSDGLTVAEVDAELRDLAATEGSGSHDTKRDILFGLFNRTEGDEARYLARLVLSEMRIGVGDGTVRDAVADAFDVPVEAVERALQVTNDHGEVAVVARDEGRDGLESLGLEVGRPVGAMLAQAGTVTDALDDWGEAAVEWKFDGARVQVHYDPDGIDDGVTTALFSRNMEDVTDPLPEVVEFVEESLDAPAILDGEVVAVAEDGSPLPFQEVLRRFRRKHDVAKAREDVTVEFRAFDCLHAGGDDLLDDPLTDRHDRLAAVLGEAGTDALSEPTVSEDPDEIAAIEADALDAGHEGIMLKNPESAYTPGRRGKQWLKRKPDVETLDLVVTGAEWGEGRRAELLGTFEVAARTDDGFAPLGKVATGITDEELEELTELLEPHVLSEDGADVDIDPSVVFEVGYEEIQTSSTYSGGYALRFPRFLGVREDIDPTDADSLERVERLAERQ; translated from the coding sequence ATGGAGTTCGCCGCCTTCGCCGAGCGCGCCCGGGCGATCGAAGCCGAGAGCGCCGACTCCGACGTGCGCGAGCGGGTGACCGACCTGCTGGCGGCGGCGGGCCCGGACCTGCCCGTCGTCGCCCGCTACGTCCAGGGGCGGGTGTTCCCCGCCCACGACTCGACGAAACTCGACATCGGGCCGGCCCTCTGTTACGAGGCCATCGCGAAGGCGGCCGGCCGGAACGTCACCGCCGACGACGTGGAGGAGCGGGTCGCCGACGTGGGCGACGTGGGCGAGGTCGCCGCGAGCTACGACTTCGGCGGCCAGCGGGGCCTCGCCGCGTTCGGCGCCGGTGGCGGCGGCGACAGCGGGGACGGCCACGGCGGGAGCGACGGCCTGACCGTCGCCGAGGTCGACGCCGAGTTGCGCGACCTCGCCGCGACGGAGGGGTCGGGCAGTCACGACACCAAGCGGGACATCCTGTTCGGCCTGTTCAACCGGACCGAGGGCGACGAGGCGCGGTATCTCGCCCGACTCGTCCTCTCGGAGATGCGCATCGGCGTCGGCGACGGGACCGTCAGGGACGCGGTCGCCGACGCGTTCGACGTGCCCGTCGAGGCGGTCGAGCGGGCGCTGCAGGTCACCAACGACCACGGCGAGGTGGCGGTCGTCGCCCGCGACGAGGGGCGCGACGGGCTCGAATCGCTCGGGCTGGAAGTCGGCCGGCCGGTCGGCGCGATGCTCGCCCAGGCGGGGACCGTCACCGACGCGCTGGACGACTGGGGCGAGGCGGCCGTCGAGTGGAAGTTCGACGGCGCGAGGGTCCAGGTACACTACGACCCCGACGGGATAGACGACGGGGTCACCACCGCCCTCTTCTCCCGCAACATGGAGGACGTGACCGACCCGCTCCCGGAGGTCGTCGAGTTCGTCGAGGAGAGCCTTGACGCCCCCGCCATACTGGACGGCGAGGTCGTGGCGGTCGCCGAGGACGGCTCGCCGCTCCCCTTCCAGGAGGTCCTCCGGCGGTTCCGCCGGAAACACGACGTGGCGAAGGCCCGCGAGGACGTGACCGTCGAGTTCCGCGCGTTCGACTGCCTGCACGCCGGCGGCGACGACCTCCTCGACGACCCCCTCACCGACCGCCACGACCGGCTCGCCGCCGTGCTGGGCGAGGCCGGTACCGACGCGCTGTCCGAACCGACCGTCTCCGAGGATCCAGACGAGATCGCCGCCATCGAGGCCGATGCGCTCGACGCCGGCCACGAGGGGATCATGCTGAAGAACCCCGAGTCGGCGTACACGCCCGGCCGGCGCGGGAAACAGTGGCTGAAGCGCAAGCCCGACGTGGAGACGCTGGACCTGGTCGTCACCGGCGCCGAGTGGGGCGAGGGCCGGCGGGCCGAACTCCTGGGCACCTTCGAGGTCGCCGCCCGGACCGACGACGGCTTCGCCCCCCTCGGCAAGGTCGCCACCGGCATCACCGACGAGGAACTCGAAGAGCTGACCGAGCTGCTCGAACCCCACGTCCTGAGCGAGGACGGCGCCGACGTGGACATCGACCCGTCCGTCGTCTTCGAGGTGGGGTACGAGGAGATCCAGACCTCCTCGACCTACTCGGGCGGCTACGCCCTGCGGTTCCCGCGCTTCCTCGGCGTCCGCGAGGACATCGACCCGACCGACGCCGACTCCCTGGAGCGGGTCGAGCGGCTCGCCGAGCGGCAGTGA
- a CDS encoding DNA topoisomerase IV subunit A — protein sequence MSADTDTDADAREQLIDLAEQFYEQFEGGDVPKMKIPTRTKSNIEYDEDKDVWVYGDRESTRTAKTISGAEKLLKATYTIDFLARQLDEDRSSTLRELYYLSESWDLDEAQFNSQDESNNLVEDLEIVSEVKREDFHMRPEESGAKVMGPLRIREQTNRGDREIHCQDDVGQGGYQIPNNPDTIEFLDNDAEFVLCVETGGMRDRLVENGFDDDYDALVVHLGGQPARATRRLTKRLHDELDLPVVVFTDGDPWSYRIFGSVSYGSIKSAHLSEYLATPEAQFVGIQPEDIVEYDLPTDPLSDSDVNALESELEDPRFQSDYWKEQIELQLEIDKKSEQQSLASYGLDFVTDTYLPERLDEMGVL from the coding sequence ATGAGCGCAGACACAGACACCGACGCCGACGCGAGAGAACAGCTGATCGACCTGGCCGAGCAGTTCTACGAGCAGTTCGAGGGCGGCGACGTGCCGAAGATGAAGATTCCGACCCGGACCAAGTCCAACATCGAGTACGACGAGGACAAGGACGTCTGGGTGTACGGCGACCGCGAGAGCACGCGCACCGCCAAGACCATCTCCGGCGCGGAGAAGCTGCTGAAGGCCACCTACACCATCGACTTCCTCGCCCGCCAGCTCGACGAGGACCGCTCGTCGACCCTGCGTGAGCTCTACTACCTCAGCGAGTCGTGGGACCTGGACGAGGCCCAGTTCAACAGCCAGGACGAGTCGAACAACCTCGTCGAGGACCTGGAGATCGTCTCGGAGGTCAAACGCGAGGACTTCCACATGCGCCCGGAGGAGTCGGGCGCGAAGGTGATGGGCCCGCTGCGCATCCGCGAGCAGACCAACCGCGGCGACCGGGAGATCCACTGCCAGGACGACGTGGGCCAGGGCGGCTACCAGATCCCCAACAACCCCGACACCATCGAGTTCCTCGACAACGACGCGGAGTTCGTCCTCTGCGTCGAGACCGGCGGCATGCGCGACCGCCTCGTCGAGAACGGCTTCGACGACGACTACGACGCCCTGGTCGTCCACCTCGGCGGCCAGCCCGCGCGGGCGACCCGGCGGCTGACCAAGCGGCTCCACGACGAACTGGACCTGCCCGTCGTGGTCTTCACCGACGGCGACCCGTGGTCGTACCGCATCTTCGGGTCGGTCTCCTACGGTTCCATCAAGAGCGCGCACCTCTCGGAGTACCTCGCCACGCCGGAGGCGCAGTTCGTCGGCATCCAGCCCGAGGACATCGTCGAGTACGACCTGCCGACCGACCCGCTCTCGGACTCGGACGTGAACGCCCTGGAGAGCGAACTGGAGGACCCGCGGTTCCAGTCCGACTACTGGAAGGAGCAGATCGAACTGCAACTCGAGATCGACAAGAAGTCCGAACAGCAGAGCCTGGCCTCCTACGGCCTGGACTTCGTCACGGACACCTACCTGCCCGAGCGCCTCGACGAGATGGGCGTGCTGTGA
- the gyrA gene encoding DNA gyrase subunit A: protein MSSDVPDSDVTPAAEVDRVRVENEMEQSYIDYAMSVIAGRALPDVRDGLKPVHRRILYAMHEMGVTNNSSHRKSSSIVGETMGDYHPHGDSAIYDTLVRMAQDFAMRYPLVDGQGNFGSMDGDPAAAMRYTEARMAPIAEEMLADIEKDTVDFQSNYDDRLTEPEVLPAKVPNLLINGSSGIAVGMSTNIPPHNFGEVVDAVVHLIDNPDCDVEDLIDTRDGRGNGTAGPIKGPDFPTGGTIVGREAVHSAYTTGRGRVTVRAKYELDRENGQIVLTEIPFQENKARMVERIAEDVNEGKIEGVSDLRDESDRNGVRVVIELKRGANIDVVENQLKKHHFESTFGVINLALVDGQPQVLTLKETLEEYLDHRKEVVRRRSEYELAEAEDRAHILEGRLKALEQVDAVVDLIRNSEDRDQAKAALRGEVDLGELDAEFEHLDEQTAFDFSGDQADHIVRMQLGSLTSMEAAEIESEYEDLQAEIERLETILNDESELLAVIKEELEAMKAEYDDERRTNFVESDEITNEDLIPEEDVVVVITEDDYIKRMPVDRFDPQGRGGKGIIGADPKEGDRVSKVFRANTHDYLLSFTNQGQVYKLKTYEIPEMSRTARGKSAVNLIDLDDGEEITAVVNTDDFEPEESIAMVTRNGYVKRTNAEEFENILSTGIIAADLEAGDELVDVEVTDRTKDLVIATEQGMTIRFDESEAREMGRNARGVGGIDLQGDDRVAGMVATDGEDDRCLLTVTRNGYGKRTRLSEYRRQSRYGKGLIDIKTDERNGPVSTVKAVGADDHLIIMSERGQIMRIRAGDVSEVGRNTKGVVVMDVEEGDSVASVDVVPESVDEVDAEDAE, encoded by the coding sequence ATGAGTTCCGACGTACCCGACTCGGACGTGACGCCGGCCGCGGAGGTCGACCGCGTCCGCGTCGAGAACGAGATGGAGCAGAGCTACATCGACTACGCGATGAGCGTCATCGCGGGCCGGGCGCTGCCGGACGTGCGGGACGGGCTCAAGCCCGTCCACCGGCGCATCCTCTACGCGATGCACGAGATGGGCGTGACGAACAACAGCTCACACCGCAAGTCCTCGTCGATCGTCGGCGAGACGATGGGGGACTACCACCCCCACGGCGACTCCGCGATCTACGACACCCTGGTCCGGATGGCCCAGGACTTCGCGATGCGGTACCCCCTGGTCGACGGCCAGGGCAACTTCGGATCGATGGACGGCGACCCCGCGGCGGCCATGCGCTACACGGAGGCCCGGATGGCCCCCATCGCCGAGGAGATGCTCGCGGACATCGAGAAGGACACCGTCGACTTCCAGTCGAACTACGACGACCGACTGACCGAGCCGGAGGTCCTGCCCGCGAAGGTGCCGAACCTGCTGATCAACGGCTCCTCGGGCATCGCGGTCGGGATGTCGACGAACATCCCGCCGCACAACTTCGGCGAGGTCGTCGACGCCGTCGTCCACCTCATCGACAACCCCGACTGCGACGTGGAGGACCTGATCGACACCCGCGACGGCCGCGGCAACGGCACCGCCGGCCCGATCAAGGGGCCGGACTTCCCGACCGGCGGCACCATCGTCGGCCGCGAGGCCGTCCACTCCGCCTACACCACCGGCCGCGGCCGGGTGACCGTCCGCGCGAAGTACGAGCTCGACCGGGAGAACGGGCAGATCGTCCTGACGGAGATCCCGTTCCAGGAGAACAAGGCGCGGATGGTCGAGCGCATCGCCGAGGACGTAAACGAGGGGAAGATCGAGGGCGTCTCGGACCTGCGCGACGAATCGGACCGCAACGGCGTCCGCGTCGTCATCGAACTCAAGCGCGGGGCCAACATCGACGTGGTCGAGAACCAGCTGAAGAAACACCACTTCGAGTCGACCTTCGGCGTCATCAACCTCGCCCTCGTCGACGGCCAGCCCCAGGTGCTGACGCTCAAGGAGACCCTCGAGGAGTACCTCGACCACCGCAAAGAGGTCGTCCGGCGCCGTTCCGAGTACGAACTCGCGGAGGCCGAGGACCGCGCGCACATCCTCGAAGGCCGGCTGAAGGCCCTGGAGCAGGTCGACGCGGTCGTCGACCTCATCCGCAACTCCGAGGACCGCGACCAGGCCAAGGCCGCGCTGCGCGGCGAGGTCGACCTCGGCGAGCTCGACGCGGAGTTCGAGCACCTCGACGAGCAGACCGCCTTCGACTTCTCGGGCGACCAGGCCGACCACATCGTCCGGATGCAGCTCGGCTCGCTCACCTCGATGGAGGCCGCGGAGATCGAGAGCGAGTACGAGGACCTGCAGGCCGAGATCGAGCGCCTGGAGACGATCCTGAACGACGAGTCGGAGCTGCTGGCGGTCATCAAGGAGGAGCTGGAGGCGATGAAGGCCGAGTACGACGACGAGCGCCGGACGAACTTCGTCGAGAGCGACGAGATCACCAACGAGGATCTGATCCCCGAGGAGGACGTGGTCGTCGTCATCACCGAGGACGACTACATCAAGCGGATGCCCGTCGACCGCTTCGACCCGCAGGGCCGGGGCGGCAAGGGCATCATCGGCGCCGACCCCAAGGAGGGCGATCGCGTCTCGAAGGTGTTCCGGGCAAACACCCACGACTACCTCCTTTCGTTCACCAACCAGGGGCAGGTCTACAAGCTCAAGACCTACGAGATCCCGGAGATGAGCCGGACCGCGCGCGGCAAGTCGGCCGTGAATCTCATCGACCTGGACGACGGCGAGGAGATCACCGCCGTCGTCAACACGGACGACTTCGAGCCCGAGGAGTCCATCGCGATGGTCACCCGCAACGGCTACGTCAAGCGGACCAACGCCGAGGAGTTCGAGAACATCCTCTCGACGGGGATCATCGCCGCCGACCTGGAGGCGGGCGACGAGCTCGTCGACGTGGAGGTCACAGACCGGACGAAGGACCTGGTGATCGCCACCGAACAGGGGATGACGATCCGCTTCGACGAGAGCGAGGCCCGCGAGATGGGCCGCAACGCCCGCGGTGTCGGCGGGATCGACCTCCAGGGCGACGACCGCGTCGCCGGCATGGTCGCCACCGACGGCGAGGACGACCGCTGTCTGCTGACGGTCACCCGCAACGGCTACGGCAAGCGCACCCGCCTCTCGGAGTACCGCCGCCAGTCCCGCTACGGCAAGGGGCTCATCGACATCAAGACCGACGAGCGCAACGGGCCCGTCAGCACCGTCAAGGCCGTCGGCGCGGACGACCACCTGATCATCATGAGCGAGCGCGGGCAGATCATGCGCATCCGCGCGGGCGACGTGAGCGAGGTCGGCCGCAACACCAAGGGCGTCGTCGTGATGGACGTGGAGGAGGGCGACAGCGTCGCCAGCGTCGACGTGGTCCCCGAGTCCGTCGACGAGGTCGACGCCGAGGACGCCGAGTAG